A window of Danio aesculapii chromosome 16, fDanAes4.1, whole genome shotgun sequence genomic DNA:
CATTTCCAAACATGCTGTCCCttcaaagatgtttttaaaaaccaaacaaaattaaagtaaataagtgTATTTTTTATACATGAAAGGCTAGTATCAGTTCGAAGCTAATTGGTAAGCTATCTCTAACTTTTTaacaataaactgtaaaaatgtaatttccaCCACTGTCATTTCCACCACGCTGCATGCCCACTGTGGTGGAAAAGACAGCATGTGGTGAAAATGACATTTAtggtttcaaaacacaattaatatggATTGCAAAAgcacaggggttggacaatgacactgaaacactggccaatttagtgttggaggtttcatgtcTAAATTCAAGCAGCTAGTGGCCAGTCTTCATTGATTTCACATAacaccagtaagagcagagtgtgaaggtctGATTTGCAGAGTAACAGCACAGTTTTGCTAAAATATTGCAAAGCACTCAACATTATGTCATATAGTGACACATCAGAGTTCAGAAGAGGATAAATTGTTGGGGTGCGTCTCGCTGGCACATCTGTGAGTAAGACAGCAAATCTTTGCAATGTATCAAGAGCCGCagtatccagagtaatgtcagcaaaccaccaagaagaagaaccacatccaacTGGAGTAACTATGGACGCAAGAgcaagctgtctgaaagggatgtctggGTCCATACACCGATTGTATCCAAAGAACATAAAAGCACAGCTGCccgactcactgcagaattaaatgtgtacctcaactctcctgtttctaCCAAAACTGTTGGTCGGGACCTCCACAGGGTCAAAATACATGGCCACTGCTCATTCGTGCCAATGCCAAATGCCTGTTTCAATGATGCAGCAGCCAAAATCTTGTGCTGTGgataatgtgaaacatgtattgttctctgatcagtccaccttcactgtctttaccacatccgggagagttacggtgtggagccccaaagaagcatcccACCAAGACTATTAATGCCCAGAGTAAAACATAGGGGGAATctgtgatggtttgggctgcaatatcatggcattccctaggcccaatactggtGCTAGATGGAGCATCACTGCCAAAGACTACCGACACATTCtgaaggaccatgtgcacccagtggctcaaacattgtatcctgaaggcagtggCATGTGGATGGGTATCACGTTttcctcacagaaagaaggtcgctggttcgtcagttggcatttctgtgtttgcatgttctccctgtgtttgcgtgggttttctctgggtgctccggtttcccccacaattccaaagacatgtgctatagatgaattaggtaggctaaattgtccgtagtgtatgtgtagatgagtgtgtatggaggtttcccagtgatggattgcagctggaaggccatccgctgcgtaaaacatatgctggataagttggcggttcattttgctgtggtgaccccagattaataaaggcactaagccgaaaagaaaatgaatgaatggatgaatgacaaCTTTCCACCATTTTATATTGATCTTGCAAAGCagtattgattattatattttcatttatttatttatttaagtcatCCTTTCCAATAAAGAACAAAAACAGTGGCAGGTGTTTCCATCAAtggcaaaaaaaaactttattttaaaagttgGTTTTCCTTTATTTCTCTTTGACTCCAGCGGTTATTTTTGACAAactgttttaattaataaatctgCTTCAATACAACACTTTGCTTTTACTTTAAGTGGAATGTGAAAAGCATACAGGTTAATCATTTTGTCAGTCCAGTGGCGATCCATAAACTTCAACCTCACACAGTGTTAGATATTCTTCTCGTCCTGGAATAACAACATTAACGTAACGTCCTTCCATCCCATCACAATCAAAAGAGCTGGAAAAACCAGCAGGAATGGAAGTGATTGTGGCACATCTGAAGAAAGAGTAAAAATAAGGAGCTTATTGAGGAACTCTGAACAACTGTCCTTATATTCAAAGCAAACACAGCAATGAGTACTTAACTGCAAGTGATACAAAACACACATTACATAGACACACAAGTAAAGGAAGCTATAAGTATGTTTTTCCATAGtgttaaatgaatacatttaaataagttaTCAAGACTGGACGTTATATTGCGTGCATAAAGTGTACGTTGCTAATCCAAGCCTACGGTAGTAACCCATTGCCACTCTACACTACCTTATAAatgtcttgtcacctatccaagttttagaaaaaacaaataataacttgacttttagttgataatttggtatcagaagtgacttatatgaaaggcaaaggaccctagattatgtttattttacccaaataaaatattatcatgatttttaattatttaattaggatattaaggtctgactttactttgacaaaagtcttggcacttaacagaaataatgtacaatgaCTCAAtgactgcaatgactcaaataacttattaataaagtcatctggaatggcaaagaaagcgttcttgcaggactcccagagtgcATCAAGAttcttggattcatcttcaatgccttttccttcatgttatcccagacatgctcaataatgttcattactggtgactgggctggccaatcctggagcaccttcactttctttgctttcagaaactttgatgtggaggctgaagtatgagaaggagagctatcctgctgtagaatttgccctctcctgtggtttgtaacctcaggctgttgaagtTGCCATCTATTCTGCaaatctcttgcacgcccccattctgaatgtactccaaaccatgacttttccttcaccaaacttgactgatttcagtgggaatcttgagtccatgtgggttccaataggtcttctgcagtattggcgATGATTGGGATgaagatcaacagatgattcatcttttccaaatgatcagctagaattcaagttattttttgttgctcttacaattgtgattgacaacaagacttttgtcaggcagtgtatagtAGCTCTCAATTTAAGCTTATAAATTAAACTCTAAAATTAAGCTTAAACATTTGTTTAACTTTAAATtgacttttaattaattattgaagaAATGTCAGAGTAATACAAGTTTATTTACACTGCTTTATTTTCGCTTTTGTTGTTAggtatagtatttttttataattaattactttacaaATGTTACTTGTTACTTAATGTTACTTTTACAGAAATTAGTAAagcatttacttaaaataagatcaatttaaaggtcctgtgaaatgttttgaaatatgcatttttattcaatgtttgtcgtaatctcaaccaaaacataaAGAGTGGGTGGGACACTCCTGcactctgagaaataaagtcactggggtggtaccttttcaaaaggtccaTATTAGGGTACATATTAGGTTAATATGTTtaacatattagtacctaaaaaattaagaggaacacttttgtactttttaggtactaatatgtacccttgaggttttaatatggacattttaggaacaaatttgtaccttttgaaaaatacttggctcacatacttttatttttaagagtgtagggacctcctccccttttttaaacacagccaatagcgttttgttttacaACAGCTCTGCCAgggagagtggttgagatcaagtgcatcaaatgaaaagcaaattagaAGCATCTTgaggggggcggggcatgtcagatactagcatttgattggtcagaagatttgatgagaaacaaagaatgaggtgacatgaataaaaccgttgatccgtTTAGGCagactacaagctttacatgtttatatcagttttatatgttctaaacgcatattctgtcactgttttggagcccACTAGCCTTTAGATATCCTAATActcatactaacatctaaaaaactatattttatttcataagaCCTTTAAAAATTAgttaactgtaaaaaataaaaataaaaaatcatggcAACAAACGTTTTTGCTGATTTTAACTCATTTCAGTAAGttaatcattcactcattcattcattttctttttggctcagtcccttgattaattcggggtcgccacagcggaatgaaccgccaacttatccagcacatgttctacacaggggatgcccttccagctgcaactcatctctgggaaacatccatacacactcattcatgcgcatacactactgacaatttagcctatacaattcacctatagcgcatgtctttgaactgtgggggaaactggagcaccaggaggaaacccacgcgaacgcagggagaacatgcaaactccatacagaaacgccactgcgccactgcgttaccCAATAAGCTAGtcatatttaatgtaatatttttcatCAGTTTGACTAAAGTAAGTTGAGATTACAAGAAAAGGTCAtttgattcaattaaaaaaattaggcAGCTAaaaatttttcacagtgttgAAATATACGAAAATGCACTGTGTACATTTgtgtactacactgtaaaaaattatagaatcaattagtcctgacagcatatgtttttagatcattgcaacttgttaaacaaaattaaacatgttctaatttaattttctaagttacgcaagctgtttcaAGTCAGtttacataatataagttcagtggattcataaggttaatttgattctgcTTAAAcgtttaaggcaaccaggatttttttacaggtACTGATGTATTTCCCCACACACGCAACTTTGTTTGAAAAAATGAACATGGTGGAACTTGTGaatgtgcaccctatactgacactgaggagaaaaaaCTGTTAAGCAAAGttgctatttttgttttatgcatgcacaaaagtattctcgtaaCTTCAttatattctgattgaaccaaaGAAGGCATATCCCTAACCAGATTTAACCAAGTATGTTCCTGGATGAACATCTTGAtactggaacaacattccaatcagccaatcaaaattaaaatatatgtttaccatttatgtttaggcttacggtgtgcacttctacatgattgttatccaactattattcccctctggtTTTGGGAATAagttacagttatggttgggttttggggtagGGAATAGGcgtggattacattttccaacagaAATGatattccaggatcaacataataATCCAATAATGACATGCGAAGGCATATACTCTGTTTTAAGAATGCTTGTTGGAATTTTTGTGGATTATTTAACAAGaatcttgctgtctatggagtattagggagctctcagatttgtGTTCTGAAACAGTGAGTTCAgaatgatggctcagtggttagcactgtcgcctcacagcaagaaggttgctggttcgcgtcggccagttggcatttctgtgtggagtttgcatgttctccccgtgttcgcatgggtttttttgctccggtttcccctacagtccaaagacatgcgcaataggtaaattgggtaaacaaaatttgccttatgtgtgtgaatgagtgcatatgggtgtttcccagtactgggttgcggctggaagggtatccactgcataaaacatatgcttggtggttcattccgctgtggcgacccctgataaataaaggactaagccaaaggaaaattaatgaatgaataaattatttaaaggaTAACCAAGAGATTTGTAGCTCAGTTTATTTACCTGGGATTATTATTGCCATTGTTGTCCAGATTGTCTCCAATTCTGATTTCTGCACCATTTAATCTTTCAGGAAGATTGTCTAATGTGTTTGTAATGACCAGCGAAAACACTTTGTGCCTTTTCAGCAGGTCCAGTCTCCACCAGGGGTTGAGGgtgttgtgagtgtgtgtgcaggaTCCATGAGTGTAAACACCATCTTTGTTCCCATCATTTGCATTAGATGCGAAACCGTTTCCATAGAGGAAACTCTGTGTAGCTTTACCTTTTAAAGCTACATTTTCACCTACATCAATGGACGAGTTTCACAGTTATTGTTGTTTAAATCTAGACTTCAATCTAAATGATCACTTTActgaatttattttcttataaaattAAGAAATACAGGGAGGACATTTCTGCTTTcccaaatgaaaaaaacaaacatttatagtaaattctacactgtaagaaatatctgttcattaacaGTTTACGTATTTTGTGTTTTGCACTTATTAACGGTTGTGAGTTGCATTaagggaccttgatctctgctctgtcaacttttgacaAACACtttcaacaaagtgacttttattgacttatttatcaattattttagttgtttgaaatagtATAATGTCTAagaaggcgacgcagtggcgcagtaggtattgctgttgcctcacagcaaaaagggcactggttcgagcctcggctgggtcagttggcgtttctgggtggagtttgcatgttctccctgcgttcgcgttggtgtcttccgggtgctccggtttcccccacagtccaaaaacatgtggtacaggtgaattgggtatgctaaattgtccgtagtgtatgaatgtgaatgagtgtgtatggatgtttcccagagatgggttgcagctgagagagcatccgctgcataaaacatgtgctgtataagttggcggttcattccgctgtggcgacctcggattaattaatggactgagccgaaaagaaaatgaatgaatgaataatgtataagaaataatatatagagagataAGTCGGTAAAATtactgaaaatgtactggcagcttattacaaggtttttgtaccataatatacaacaccaacccagacaatttattactttaaactaataaaaatgttaattaaagtaatttttctgaacttttcaaggttaaaagttgtttgaAGAAAGGttgaggtcccataatgcaaatcaaaaCCATAAATtaatagggaaaaaataaaaacattaatcacaaaataatgaaaacagatatatggatattttttacagtgtacagtgtttTTTGCGACCATGCAAAGTACCTGAATTGATATGTTGTGGTAATTTTACAGTTTCTgtggtaatacaacaacaaactataAACAAATGTctactatactgtactgtacaaatCTAATACTGTactataaatgcatttatttcctcaacattctacacacaataccccataataacaatgtgaacaaaagatttttggaaattgttgcaaatttattaaaaataaaaacctgtaaaatcacatgtacataagcactcacagcctttgccatgaaactctaaattgagctcaggtacattctgtttccactgatcattcttgagatgtttcagcagcttaattggagttcgcctgtggtaaattcagttgattggacatgatttgaaaaggcaaacacctgtctatataaggtcccagggtttacagtgcatgtcaaagcacaaaccaagaatgaagacaaaggaattgtctatagacctccgagacaggattgtctccaggcacaaggctggggaagggtacagaaaaatgtctgctgctctgctGCTGTCTGAGCTCCAGGATTCTTCTGTTGAgtgaggagaaccttacagaaggacaaccatctgtgcagcaatccaccaatcaggcctgtatagtagagtggccagaaggaagccactccccgcctgaaatttgccaaaaggcatctgaaggactctcagatcataagaaactaaattctctggtttgATGtgactctttggagtgaatgccaggcgttacgtttggagaaaaccagacattgctcatcaccaggctaataccatccctacagtgaagcatggtggtggcagcatcatgctgtggggatgtttttcagcagcagcaactggaagactagtcaggatagagggaaagatgaatgcagcaatgtacagagacaacttgagtgaaaacctgcttcagagcgctcttgacctcagattggggcgatggttcatcttccagcaggacaatgactcaaagcataatgccaaaatatcaatggagtggcttcacaacaactcggtgaatgtccttgagtggcccagccacagcccagaccgtcgcttcccatccaacctgatagagcttgagaggtactgcaaaaaggaatgggcaaaaattcccaaagacatgtgtgccaagcttgtggcatcatattcaaaaagacttgaggctgtaattgctgccaaaggtgcagaGCAATGACTGTGAATACTTatctacatgtgatttttcaggttttttatttttaataaatttgcaacagtttcaaaaaatctttattcacattgtcattatggagtattgtgcttagaattttgaggaaataaatgaatttaatccattttggaaaaaggctgtaacataaaaaatgtggaaaaagtgaagcgctatgaaaactttccagatgcactgtaagtaaatgaataaatactacattatataatacattttatcaaTTCATGATAGTTAATGCTGCAGTATGCTATAGCATTCATTACATTTTGTAAATCAATGCTATTACATACcttaaaatacacatatacactatgtatttactataaattaccatagtatttttttcatgtgggttgattaattatttttataagtgTCTCATTAATCAAATTCTGATCAATGCATGAATGTTCATATTCTCACCATTGGGAGCCGGATAACCGTAAACTTCAAGCTCGCAGATAGTAAGAAGTCGACTGGAGCCATGAAGAATTACATTGATGTAACGTCCTGAAATGCCTTTTTTCCATTTGAAAGTAAGGGATCTTCCAGCTGGAATGGAGGAAATTTTTGCAGCCCTGCACAGAAAAAACAATAGATTTGCATAATATAGCCTGATCATGCTGTTCTTTGTGAGATCTCTTTTTCTCTAAGGTTTCCTTACAGTGGATTGCTGTTGCCGTTGTTCAGCAGAGAGTTGCCAATGTGGACCTCGGCTCCATCAAGTCTTTCAGGACAGCAGTCTTTTCGGTTTGTTATAGTAATGGATTTCACCACATATGTGTCTAGTAAATCTAACCTCCACCATGGATCATCTTGTACTTCAGTGGCAGTACAGGATCCATGGAAAAAATCTGCGTCTCGATTTCCATCAATAGCATTACTGGCATGGGCCTCACCTGTCCATGGATTTTTTAACAGGTCTGATTGTGTGGCCCTGCCATTTAAAGCCAGATTTCTAGCTGCAATTAACAAAGGACTATAGTGaaaatttagcattttctttCTATGTAGGTATAGAATTTTTTTACATTCCCATCATTTCTGATAAGctgtaaaaacactgtagtaacactCCTCTCTCTAACGCACCTGACACTTTATTTAAACTCcgtcttacaaggactcaataaggaaaacgATGTTTACTAGAAATGTACAACAATTATGCAATGCAATGCTTGCTTCAACTTTAAATAACTTGTTTGCACAAAAgtcacctttaatacctctccTGCaaaatatcctgcacaacattaTTCACTCTCATGTAAAAGcacttgtatagcctgtcttatgtgtatagttatgTATCTTATAGTACATGTTAATTATGCATAGGTCTTTAAatatagctcttatgtccagtgttgtgtttgtatttaagattatttatgtagcaccgttgtcctgcgagacagcatttcgttcctctgtatgtccacacatgtacactctcagaaataaaggtacgcaagctgtcactggggtggtaccttttcaaaaggtacaaattgtTACCTAAAAGGTTCCATATTAATACCTGaagggtatatattagtacctacaaattttaagaggaacacttttgtactttttatgtatccttgaggtattaatatggaccttttatgtacaaatttgtaccttttgaaaaggtaccaccccagtaacagatcgtgtacctttatttctaagagtgtagcggaatgacaataaagctcgacttgacttgacttgaagaAATGCATTTATAATGAGGCGgattataaaactgtaaaatatttgagattttaaaaaaattaatgcaatAAAACACTATTGTGTGTCATCTTTACCCTTAGCTGTAGTTGTGTCTGTAAAATATGGCATCACAAAATATGAAGCAGGACAAAAACACGCATTTCCATTGCTCTGCAAGAGAGAAGTACACAGGTCAAGAAAAATGTGTATCAAGCTTTTTTTATTAGGGTGAAATCACCATCAAGGTAAAATGCACTTTTTGAtatatcagtatatatatatatatatatatatatatatatatatatatatatatatatatatatatatatatatattataatatatatatatatatatatatatatatatatatatatatatatatatactgttttaaGATTTAGAAAAACAGCATTGGAAGTTAAAAATGTCATgcaaaaacatactatggaagtgtgtaatataatataagtgaTCAATTATTACTTGGATTATTCATTAGATTGTGTAACAGAATAGACCAAACACGTAGTACCAACTAGGTATACACAATAGAACCCGCTGCTAGAACACCACAAAAACTTCTGTATCTttttaatcaatca
This region includes:
- the si:ch211-215k15.4 gene encoding fucolectin-4 — protein: MPYFTDTTTAKARNLALNGRATQSDLLKNPWTGEAHASNAIDGNRDADFFHGSCTATEVQDDPWWRLDLLDTYVVKSITITNRKDCCPERLDGAEVHIGNSLLNNGNSNPLAAKISSIPAGRSLTFKWKKGISGRYINVILHGSSRLLTICELEVYGYPAPNGENVALKGKATQSFLYGNGFASNANDGNKDGVYTHGSCTHTHNTLNPWWRLDLLKRHKVFSLVITNTLDNLPERLNGAEIRIGDNLDNNGNNNPRCATITSIPAGFSSSFDCDGMEGRYVNVVIPGREEYLTLCEVEVYGSPLD